One region of Pseudomonas alvandae genomic DNA includes:
- a CDS encoding HlyD family type I secretion periplasmic adaptor subunit, with amino-acid sequence MLLKSDSKGAIGRYFKGSESLHGQPLPEVNKALIEDAPRVVRLTIWGIIAFFVFLVLWANFAVIDEVTKGDGKAIPSSKIQKIQNLEGGIVAELFVKEGQIVEAGAPLIRLDDTRFASNVGETEADRLSMLLRVERLSAEVDDRPLKFPPDVLKAVPGQAASEESLYISRRQQLHDEIGGLQEQLIQRQQELREFISKQAQYRSGLALQRQEINMSEPLVAQGAVSPVEVLRLKRAEVETRGQLDATTLAIPRAESAIKEVQRKIDETRGKFRSEALTQLNEARTDLNKAQATGKALEDRVSRTLVTSPVRGIVNKMLVNTIGGVIQPGSDLIEIVPLDDTILVEAKIRPQDIAFLHPGQDATVKFTAYDYTIYGGMKAKLEQIGADTITDEDKKTTYYIIKLRTERSHLGTPEKPLLIIPGMVASVDIITGKKTILSYLLKPIIKARSEALHER; translated from the coding sequence GTGTTGCTTAAATCGGATTCAAAAGGCGCTATCGGCCGCTACTTCAAAGGTTCCGAGTCGCTGCACGGCCAGCCGCTGCCCGAGGTCAACAAGGCGCTGATCGAAGACGCTCCCCGCGTGGTGCGCCTGACGATCTGGGGCATCATTGCCTTCTTCGTTTTCCTGGTGTTGTGGGCCAACTTTGCGGTGATCGACGAAGTCACCAAGGGCGACGGCAAGGCGATCCCATCGTCCAAGATCCAGAAAATCCAAAACCTTGAAGGCGGCATCGTCGCTGAGCTGTTCGTCAAGGAAGGGCAGATCGTCGAGGCCGGCGCGCCGTTGATTCGCCTGGACGACACCCGGTTTGCCTCCAACGTCGGCGAAACCGAGGCGGATCGCCTGTCGATGCTGTTGCGGGTCGAGCGCCTGAGTGCCGAAGTCGATGACCGGCCGTTGAAGTTTCCGCCCGATGTACTCAAGGCAGTACCGGGCCAGGCTGCCAGTGAGGAGTCGCTGTACATCAGCCGCCGCCAGCAATTGCACGATGAGATCGGCGGCTTGCAGGAGCAGTTGATCCAGCGTCAGCAGGAGCTGCGCGAGTTCATTTCCAAGCAGGCGCAATATCGCTCTGGCCTGGCACTGCAACGCCAGGAAATCAACATGTCCGAGCCGTTGGTGGCCCAAGGCGCGGTATCGCCGGTGGAAGTGCTGCGGCTCAAGCGCGCCGAAGTCGAGACCCGTGGGCAACTGGACGCCACGACACTGGCGATTCCCCGTGCCGAATCGGCGATCAAGGAAGTGCAGCGCAAGATCGACGAGACCCGCGGCAAATTCCGCAGTGAAGCGCTGACCCAACTCAACGAAGCGCGCACCGACCTGAACAAGGCCCAGGCCACCGGCAAGGCCCTGGAAGATCGCGTTAGCCGTACCCTGGTGACATCGCCGGTGCGCGGCATCGTCAACAAGATGCTGGTGAATACCATTGGCGGTGTGATCCAGCCGGGTAGTGACCTGATAGAAATCGTGCCGCTGGACGACACCATCCTGGTGGAAGCGAAAATCCGTCCCCAGGACATCGCTTTCCTGCACCCTGGCCAAGACGCCACGGTGAAATTCACGGCGTATGACTACACCATCTATGGCGGGATGAAAGCCAAGCTGGAACAGATTGGTGCCGACACCATCACCGATGAAGACAAGAAGACCACCTACTACATCATCAAGCTGCGCACCGAACGCAGCCACCTGGGCACGCCTGAAAAGCCCTTGCTGATCATCCCGGGGATGGTAGCGTCGGTGGACATTATCACCGGCAAGAAAACCATCCTGAGCTACCTGCTCAAACCGATCATCAAGGCCCGGTCCGAGGCGTTGCACGAGCGGTAA
- a CDS encoding TauD/TfdA dioxygenase family protein, with amino-acid sequence MPAVSCFSDSPIANIAPQSFDIRPFPDAVGAEIVGLDLSRPINDQDFARIHRAHLDYHVVVFRDQHITPEQQIAFSRRFGVLQIHVLKQFLLAGHPEILIVSNIIENGQSIGLGDAGKFWHSDLSYKELPSLGSMLHAQELPSEGGDTLFADMHKALDGLPEALRKAIDGRSAAHSYTARYSETKFEGNWRPTLTPEQLAQVAEVVHPIVRTHPETGRKALFVSEGFTTRIVGLPEDESTAILTELYAHSVLPQNIYRHQWQPHDLVFWDNRSLIHLAAGCPSHLRRKLYRTTIQGDAPF; translated from the coding sequence ATGCCAGCCGTCTCTTGTTTTTCAGATTCACCTATCGCGAACATTGCGCCGCAGTCGTTCGACATCCGCCCATTCCCCGATGCAGTAGGCGCCGAGATCGTTGGCCTGGACTTGTCCCGGCCCATCAACGACCAGGATTTCGCCCGCATCCACCGCGCCCACCTCGACTATCACGTGGTGGTGTTCCGCGACCAACACATCACCCCAGAACAACAGATCGCCTTCAGCCGCCGTTTTGGCGTGCTGCAGATCCATGTGCTCAAGCAATTCCTGCTGGCCGGGCACCCGGAAATCCTCATCGTTTCCAACATCATCGAAAACGGCCAGTCCATCGGCCTGGGCGATGCCGGCAAGTTCTGGCATTCGGACCTTTCCTATAAGGAATTGCCCAGCCTCGGCTCGATGCTTCATGCCCAGGAATTGCCGAGCGAAGGCGGCGACACGTTGTTCGCCGATATGCACAAGGCGCTGGATGGTTTGCCCGAAGCGCTGCGTAAGGCGATCGATGGCCGTTCGGCGGCGCACTCCTACACGGCGCGCTACAGCGAGACCAAATTCGAAGGTAACTGGCGCCCGACGTTGACACCGGAGCAATTGGCCCAGGTTGCCGAAGTCGTGCATCCGATCGTCCGCACGCATCCGGAAACCGGGCGCAAGGCATTGTTTGTCAGCGAAGGCTTTACCACCCGCATCGTCGGCCTGCCGGAGGATGAAAGCACCGCCATCCTGACGGAGCTGTATGCCCACAGCGTGCTGCCGCAGAACATCTATCGCCATCAATGGCAGCCCCACGACCTGGTGTTCTGGGACAACCGTTCGTTGATTCACTTGGCCGCCGGTTGCCCAAGCCATCTGCGCCGCAAGCTGTATCGCACCACCATCCAGGGCGACGCCCCTTTCTGA
- a CDS encoding ABC transporter substrate-binding protein has product MSKRIAFAPLAAAIGLGFSLLAGSLVAPASAHAEGEIRIAEQFGIVYLLLNVVRDQQLIEKHGKQEGIDIKVDWTQLSGGAAVNDALLSGSIDIAGAGVGPLLTVWDRTRGKQNVKAVASLGNFPYYLLSNNPNVKTIADFTEKDRIAVPAVGVSVQSRILQYAAAKQWGDKDFNRLDKYTLAVPHPDATAALIAGGTELTGHFSNPPFQDQALQNPNVHVVLNSYDVLGPNSPTVLFATEKFRDENPKTYKAFVEALTEAAEFAQNDKGAAADTYLRVTKAKIDRATLLKTIDNPQIEFTVTPKNTYPLAEFLYRVGAIKNKPASWEDYFFQDAKPLQGS; this is encoded by the coding sequence ATGTCCAAACGCATTGCTTTTGCACCGTTGGCCGCGGCCATCGGCCTGGGGTTCAGCCTGCTCGCCGGCAGCCTGGTTGCGCCGGCCAGCGCTCACGCCGAGGGCGAGATTCGCATCGCCGAGCAGTTCGGCATCGTTTACCTGCTGCTCAATGTGGTGCGCGATCAACAACTGATCGAAAAGCACGGCAAGCAGGAAGGCATCGACATCAAGGTCGACTGGACTCAATTGTCCGGCGGTGCGGCGGTCAACGATGCGTTGTTGTCGGGTTCCATCGACATTGCTGGGGCCGGCGTCGGGCCGTTGTTGACTGTCTGGGATCGCACCCGTGGCAAGCAGAACGTCAAGGCGGTGGCGTCGCTGGGCAACTTTCCCTATTACCTGTTGAGCAACAACCCGAACGTCAAGACTATCGCCGACTTCACCGAGAAGGACCGCATCGCGGTGCCGGCGGTGGGTGTTTCGGTGCAGTCACGGATCCTGCAATACGCCGCCGCCAAGCAGTGGGGCGACAAGGATTTCAATCGCCTCGACAAGTACACCCTGGCCGTCCCGCACCCGGACGCCACGGCCGCGTTGATCGCCGGGGGCACCGAGTTGACCGGGCACTTTTCCAACCCGCCGTTCCAGGACCAGGCCCTGCAAAACCCCAACGTCCACGTCGTGCTCAATTCCTATGATGTGCTCGGGCCGAACTCGCCCACGGTGTTGTTCGCCACCGAGAAATTCCGTGATGAAAACCCGAAGACCTACAAGGCCTTTGTCGAGGCCCTGACCGAAGCCGCCGAGTTCGCCCAGAACGACAAGGGTGCGGCGGCGGACACCTATCTTCGGGTGACCAAGGCCAAGATTGACCGAGCAACCTTGCTGAAGACCATCGATAACCCGCAGATCGAATTCACCGTCACGCCGAAGAACACCTACCCGCTGGCGGAATTCCTCTACCGCGTCGGCGCCATCAAAAACAAGCCAGCGTCGTGGGAAGACTATTTCTTCCAGGACGCCAAACCGTTGCAGGGGAGCTGA
- a CDS encoding ABC transporter ATP-binding protein — protein MNAPLQGHAASNPTSASTALLSVDNVSLEYRTPQRVVRATHQVSFEVDPADRFVLLGPSGCGKSTLLKAIGGFIAPCEGEIRLQGQTVNAPGPDRIVVFQEFDQLPPWKTVKQNVMFALLASGTLKRREAEERALHYLDKVGLAAFADAYPHTLSGGMKARVAIARALAMQPKILLMDEPFAALDALTRRKMQEELLLLWEEVRFTLLFVTHSIEEALVVGNRILLLSPHPGRVRAEIHSHQYDLHSLGGVGFQHTARRIHGLLFNEGQPPETERELDFTDIRIAY, from the coding sequence ATGAACGCGCCATTGCAAGGCCACGCGGCCAGCAACCCCACCTCCGCCAGCACGGCGTTGCTGTCAGTGGATAACGTCAGCCTGGAATACCGCACCCCGCAGCGTGTGGTGCGGGCCACCCATCAAGTCAGTTTCGAAGTCGACCCGGCGGACCGTTTTGTACTGCTCGGCCCGTCGGGTTGCGGCAAGTCCACGCTGCTCAAGGCCATCGGCGGTTTCATCGCGCCGTGCGAAGGCGAGATTCGCTTGCAAGGCCAAACCGTCAACGCGCCAGGCCCTGACCGGATCGTGGTGTTTCAGGAATTCGACCAGTTGCCGCCGTGGAAAACCGTGAAGCAGAACGTGATGTTCGCGCTGCTGGCGTCGGGCACGCTCAAGCGTCGCGAGGCCGAGGAGCGGGCGCTGCATTATCTCGACAAGGTCGGGCTGGCGGCGTTTGCCGATGCTTATCCCCACACCTTGTCCGGTGGCATGAAGGCCCGCGTCGCAATCGCCCGGGCGCTGGCGATGCAGCCGAAAATCCTGTTGATGGACGAGCCCTTCGCCGCCCTCGATGCGCTGACCCGACGCAAGATGCAGGAAGAATTGCTGCTGCTCTGGGAGGAGGTGCGTTTCACTCTGTTGTTCGTCACCCACTCCATCGAAGAAGCGCTGGTGGTGGGCAATCGCATCCTGCTGTTGTCACCCCATCCGGGGCGTGTCCGGGCGGAAATCCACAGCCATCAATACGACCTGCACAGCCTCGGCGGCGTGGGGTTCCAGCATACGGCGCGGCGGATTCATGGATTGCTGTTCAATGAAGGTCAGCCGCCTGAAACCGAGCGTGAGCTGGATTTCACCGACATCCGTATTGCGTATTAA
- a CDS encoding ABC transporter permease — translation MSQLSPAREEYEVDLQPLTHVPLERELPLGQRLWQQGWLRKSLILIVLAVLWEGVARYQNNDLLLPGFLQTANALYDGLFSGELLGKVWISLVVLLKGYLLGIILAFGLTTLAVSTQLGRDLLSTLTSMFNPLPAIALLPLALLWFGLGQNSLIFVLVHSVLWALALNMYAGFLGVSETLRMAGRNYGLKGLRFVLFILIPAALPSILAGLKIGWAFAWRTLIAAELVFGATSGKGGLGWYIFQNRNELYTDKVFAGLAVVILIGLLVENLVFDSLERVTVKRWGMQR, via the coding sequence ATGAGCCAATTATCGCCTGCGCGCGAAGAATACGAAGTCGACCTGCAACCCCTGACCCACGTGCCGCTGGAGCGCGAATTGCCCCTGGGCCAGCGCCTCTGGCAGCAGGGTTGGCTGCGTAAAAGTCTGATCCTGATAGTGCTGGCGGTGCTGTGGGAGGGCGTGGCGCGCTACCAGAACAATGACCTGCTGTTGCCGGGCTTCCTGCAGACCGCCAACGCGTTGTACGACGGTTTGTTCAGCGGCGAGCTGTTGGGCAAGGTCTGGATTTCCCTGGTGGTGCTGCTCAAGGGTTATCTGCTGGGCATCATCCTGGCGTTTGGCCTGACCACCCTGGCGGTGTCGACGCAGTTGGGCCGCGACCTGCTCAGCACGTTGACGTCGATGTTCAACCCATTGCCGGCCATCGCCCTGTTGCCGTTGGCGCTGCTGTGGTTTGGCCTGGGGCAGAACAGCCTGATTTTCGTACTCGTGCACTCGGTGCTCTGGGCACTGGCGTTGAACATGTATGCGGGCTTTCTCGGCGTGTCGGAAACGCTGCGCATGGCCGGGCGCAACTACGGGCTCAAGGGCCTGCGCTTTGTGCTGTTCATCCTGATTCCGGCGGCGTTGCCGTCGATCCTCGCAGGGCTGAAGATCGGCTGGGCCTTCGCCTGGCGTACCCTCATTGCTGCCGAACTGGTGTTCGGCGCGACCAGTGGCAAGGGCGGCTTGGGTTGGTACATCTTCCAGAATCGTAATGAGTTGTACACCGACAAGGTGTTTGCCGGGTTAGCGGTGGTGATCCTGATCGGGCTGTTGGTGGAGAACCTGGTGTTCGACAGCCTGGAGCGGGTGACGGTGAAGCGGTGGGGGATGCAGCGTTGA
- a CDS encoding cell division protein, protein MPVPPNPLRKALVVWLYAAALMHLLAGLMLTWAGHSGLLDDYLNTIELAFWGADSVPATARAQQVWWLALFGATLQSYGVYMLALVHIGNRLKSAMPWGWLIVGILLWAPQDMWISAQARVWSHLWFDSVALLVLLPPLLWLYRHDRQTSLPDNAPSESNHG, encoded by the coding sequence ATGCCAGTCCCTCCCAACCCCCTTCGCAAAGCCCTGGTCGTTTGGTTGTACGCGGCGGCCCTGATGCACCTGCTTGCCGGCCTCATGCTGACCTGGGCCGGTCATTCCGGCTTGCTCGATGACTATCTGAACACCATCGAACTCGCTTTCTGGGGCGCCGATTCAGTGCCCGCTACGGCCCGCGCGCAACAGGTCTGGTGGCTGGCGTTGTTCGGCGCCACGTTGCAAAGCTACGGGGTGTACATGCTCGCCCTCGTCCACATCGGCAATCGATTGAAGAGTGCCATGCCCTGGGGCTGGCTCATCGTCGGCATCCTGCTGTGGGCGCCCCAGGACATGTGGATTTCCGCCCAGGCGCGGGTCTGGTCGCACCTGTGGTTCGACAGCGTTGCCTTGCTCGTTTTATTGCCGCCGCTGTTATGGCTATATCGCCACGATCGTCAAACCTCCCTGCCTGACAACGCGCCGAGTGAATCCAACCATGGCTGA